A genomic stretch from Chiloscyllium plagiosum isolate BGI_BamShark_2017 chromosome 2, ASM401019v2, whole genome shotgun sequence includes:
- the utp15 gene encoding U3 small nucleolar RNA-associated protein 15 homolog: MLSYKPTVIQTYPKLGNKVTQDTLYWKNYKSPVQIKEFGAVTNINFSPIAPYNYAVTASTRINIYGRYSQEPLKTFSRFKDTAYCGTYRSDGRLLAAGSEDGIVRLFDVAGRAALRQYSGHTKAVQVTAFTSDKYHLMSGSDDYSVRLWDIPSTTELHCFKEHTDYIRCGCTSNLNADLFVTGSYDHTVKVFDARMDKSVITMEHGQPVESVLLFPSGGLLISAGGRYVKVWDMLKGGQLLVSLRNHHKTVTCLCLSSSGQRLLSGSLDRHVKIYSTSTYKVVHSLDYAAAILSLALAPENEAIVVGMTNSVLNIRHRKHNENKQEKKKKGPSYRFFIKGKDYMPKKGDLLVSKPVKFHLKKYDKLLKGFQVSLALDAVLETNIRVKTPEITTGVMQELNRRGVLQNALAGRDEKQLSVLLSFLIRNVVDPRFTSVLVNVAEIIVDIYSSVIGESPLVDNQFLKLQDLIEKEIDYQEELLEVLGMMDTIFATMTTKKNAVICGNQNYALIAGPEEEPMVIA, translated from the exons ATGTTGTCTTACAAACCAACCGTTATTCAGACCTATCCAAAACTTGGCAACAAGGTCACACAGGACACATTATACTGGAAAAATTATAAG AGCCCTGTTCAAATAAAAGAGTTTGGTGCTGTGACGAACATAAATTTTTCTCCAATTGCTCCCTACAATTATGCAGTAACTGCTTCTACAAGG ATCAACATATATGGTCGATATTCTCAAGAACCCTTAAAAACGTTTTCCCGATTTAAAGACACAGCATATTGCGGTACATACAGAAGTGATGGAAGGCTGCTTGCTGCAGGCAGTGAGGATGGTATTGTTCGCCTCTTTGATGTTGCTGGCCGAGCAGCCCTTAGACAATACAGTGGCCACACTAA AGCAGTTCAAGTCACTGCATTCACCTCTGACAAATATCATTTGATGTCTGGATCAGATGATTATTCAGTCCGGCTTTGGGACATTCCAAGCACAACAGAACTTCACTGCTTTAAAGAACATACTGATTATATACGATGTGGTTGTACCAGCAATTTGAATGCAGATCTCTTTGTTACAG GTTCGTATGATCACACGGTGAAGGTGTTTGATGCCCGAATGGATAAAAGTGTAATAACTATGGAACATGGACAGCCAGTAGAGAGTGTGTTGCTTTTTCCATCAGGTGGACTTCTTATATCAGCAG GTGGGCGGTATGTTAAAGTCTGGGATATGCTGAAAGGAGGACAGCTGCTGGTTTCATTACGAAACCACCACAAGACCGTCACCTGCTTATGTCTAAGTAGCTCAGGACAGAGGCTCCTCTCAGGCTCTCTTGATAG GCATGTGAAAATCTACAGTACATCAACATACAAAGTAGTCCACAGTCTGGATTATGCGGCAGCCATTCTGAGCTTGGCTTTAGCT CCTGAAAATGAAGCCATTGTTGTTGGAATGACTAACAGTGTCTTGAATATACGTCATCGAAAGCACAATGAAAATAagcaagaaaaaaagaaaaagggaccGTCTTACAGATTTTTCATAAAAGGAAAAGATTACATGCCAAAAAAG GGTGATCTTTTGGTCAGTAAGCCAGTGAAATTTCACCTGAAGAAGTACGACAAGCTATTGAAAGGTTTCCAAGTTTCTCTTGCACTTGATGCTGTTTTGGAG ACAAATATCAGGGTAAAGACGCCAGAGATTACCACAGGGGTAATGCAAGAACTTAACCGCCGAGGAGTACTTCAAAATGCACTTGCAGGAAGAGATGAAAAACAGCTCAGCGTTCTCCTTAGCTTCCTTATCAG GAACGTTGTTGATCCAAGGTTTACATCTGTTCTAGTAAATGTTGCAGAGATTATTgttg ATATTTATAGTTCTGTGATTGGTGAGTCACCACTGGTTGATAACCAGTTCCTGAAGCTGCAAGACCTCATAGAGAAAGAGATTGATTATCAGGAAGAACTGCTTGAAGTCCTCGGAATGATGGACACAATATTTGCAACAATGACAACTAAAAAGAATGCTGTTATTTGCGGAAATCAAAACTATGCCTTAATTGCTGGACCTGAGGAAGAACCAATGGTAATTGCCTGA